The following DNA comes from Bradyrhizobium sp. SK17.
GCGGCCGTCGGAAGTCTCCAGCCAGTCCCGCAAGGGCGGGACGCGCTATGCCCCATCGCCGGCCGAGTGGGCCAGCCTGACCTTCCAGACCGTCACCGAGCACACCTTCCGCTCCGAACTCATCACCGAGGGCAAGATCGGGATCGACGAGGACCGCTCGACCCCGGTCTATTCGCCCTATACCGGACGCGTCACCCGGCTGCTGGTGCGGCCGGGCGACGCCGTGGTGAAGGGGCAGCCGCTGTTCGTGATCGAAGCGGCCGACACCGTGCAGGCGCAGAACGACTACGTCGCCGCGACGACCGGCCTCAACAAGGCGCAGTCGGCGCTCGATCTGGCGCAGATCCAGGAAAAGCGCGCCAAGGACCTGTCCGATGGCAAGGCGATCCCGCTGAAGGATTACCAGCAGGCGCAGGCGGCGCTGGTGCAGGCGCAGAACGACGCACGCTCGGCGCAGACGCTGCTGGAAGCGGCGCAGAACAAGCTGCACATCCTCGGCTTCGGCGATGACGACATCACCACGCTGCAGCAGAAGGGCCGCCTCAATCCGGAAACGACGGTGTTCGCACCGATCGGCGGCACCGTGGTCCAGCGCAAGGCCGGCCCCGGCCAGTATGTCTCGACCGGCGCCAGCGATCCGGTCTACGTGATCGGCGATCTCTCGACGGTCTGGCTGATCGCCTTCGTCCGTGAATCCGATTCCGACAATGTCGCGGTTGGGCAGGACCTCAGCTTCAGCGTGATGGCGCTGCCGGGCAAGGTGATGAATGCCCGGGTCAACTATGTCGCCGCCGCGATCGACGCGACCTCGCGCCGGCTGCTGGTCCGCGCCACCATCGACAACGTCGACAAGCGGCTGAAGCCCGAGATGTTCGCCAATGTGACGCTGTATTCGAAGGGCGACCATCCGGCGGTCGGCGTGCCGAAGCAGGCGCTGATCTACGAGGCCGACCAGGTGCGGGTCTGGGTCGCGCGGCCCGACGACAAGACGATCGAGCTGCGCCAGATCAAGCCCGGGCTCGTCAATGGCGATCTCGTCGAGGTCGCCGGCAATCTCAAGCCGGGCGAGCAGATCGTGACGAAGGGCAGTCTCTTCATCGACCGCGCCGCGTCCGGCACCTGAGAGCATGATCCGGAATAGCGGGAACCGGATTTCCGACCAGATCATGCTCAATCACCAAGTCTCTTGCAGTTGAAAGTGCCGATCTGAATGGATCGCCTCGTCGCCCTTGCCGTCAATCGCCGCTACTTGATGGTGGCCATGTTCGTGGTCGTCATGATCGGCGGCCTGCTCGCGTTCAGGCAGCTCAACATCGAGGCCTATCCCGATCCGACCCCGCCGATGGTCGATATCGTGACGCAGAGCCCGGGTCTCTCGGCGGAGGAGATCGAGCGCTACATCACGATCCCGATCGAGACCCAGGTCGCCGGCATCAAGAACCTGCGCACGATCCGGACCATCTCGCTGTACGGCCTTTCCGACGTCAAACTGCAGTTCTCGTTCGACTACACCTATGACGAGGCGCTGCAGCAGGTGCTCAACCGCCTGTCGCAGCTTGCGCCGCTGCCGGGCAACGTGCAGCCCGGTATCTCGCCGGTCAGTCCGATCGGCGAGATCTTCCGCTACCGCTTGAAGGGGCCGCCGAACTACAGCGTGCTCGACCTCAAGACGTTGCAGGATTGGGTGCTGCAGCGCCGCTTCCGCGCGGTGCCCGGCGTGATCGACGTCACCGGCTGGGGCGGCAAGACCAAGACCTATGAGATCCAGGTCGACTTCAACAAGCTGGTGGCCAACGGACTGACCTTGCCGCAGGTGCTGCAGGCGGTCTCCAACGCCAACATCAATGTCGGCGGCAACACCGTCAATATCGGCTCGCAGTCGGCCGTCGTGCGCGGCGTTGGCCTGATCCGTTCGATCGACGACCTCGCCAACACCATGGTTTCGCAGTCCGGTGGCAATCCGGTGCTGGTCAGGGATATCGCCACCGTCACGGTCGGCGAGAAACCACGGCTCGGCATCGCCGGCATCGACAATGATGACGACATCGTGCAGGGCATCGTGCTGATGCGCCGCGGCGAGCAGAGCTCGCCGACGATCGCCCGCGTCGAGCAGCTCGTCAACCAGATCAACAACTCCTCGATCCTGCCGCCGGGCGTGAAGATCGAACGCATCTACGACCGCAAGGACCTGATCGACCTCACCACCCACACCGTGCTGCACAACATGGTGGTCGGAATCCTCTTGATCGTGCTGTTGCAGTGGATATTCCTCGGCGACCTGCGCAGTGCGCTGATCGTCGGCGCAACGATTCCGTTCGCGCTGTTCTTCGCAGTGGGCATCCTGGTGTTGCGCGGTGAATCCGCCAATTTGCTGTCGGTCGGCGCGATCGATTTCGGACTGATCGTCGATGCCACGGTCATCATGGTAGAGGCGATCTTCCGCCGGTTGTCGCAGACCACCGCGCTGTCCGACGCGGAGCAGGCGCACATCTCCGACGACACCGTGATGGGGATGAAGAGCCACGCGATCCTGTCGGCCGCGGCAGACGTCTCGCGCTCGATCTTCTTCGCCGCCACGATCATCGTCGCCGCGTTCCTGCCGCTGTTCACGCTGGGCGGCGTCGAGGGCAACATCTTCGGCCCGATGGCGAGGACGTATGCGTATGCATTGGCGGGCGGGCTGCTGGCGACGTTCACGATCACGCCGGCGCTGAGCGCGATCATCCTGCCCGCTCATATCCACGAAACCGAGACCTGGATCGTCAAGAAGCTCGACCAGATCTATCTGCCGGTCCTGAATTGGGCGATCGCCAACCGCAAGGTCGTGATGACCGGCGCCGCCGGGCTCGTGGTCATGACCATCGTGTTCGCGCGGTTCCTCGGTCTCGAATTCCTGCCCAAGCTGGAAGAGGGCAACCTGTGGATCCGCGCCACGCTGCCGCCGACCATCTCGCTGCAAGAAGGCAATGCCTATGTCAACGAGATGCGGCGCCTGATCCGCAGCCGGCCGGAGGTCGTCTCGGTGGTGTCGCAGCATGGCCGGCCCGATGACGGCACCGACGCCGCCGGATTCTTCAATGCCGAGTTCTTTGCGCCGCTGAAGCCGGCGAGCGAATGGCCGAATACGCACGACAAGGACGAGCTCACCGCGCAATTGCTGGCGCAATTGCAGGACAAGTTCCCGGGCGTCGAATTCAACTTCTCGCAATATCTGCAGGACAACGTCTCGGAAGCGGTGTCCGGCGTGAAGGGCGAGAACTCGATCAAGCTCTACGGCAGCGACCTGCAGGCGCTGAGCGACACCGCCAACAAGATCAAGTCCGTGCTGTCGACCGTGCAGGGCGTCACCGATCTCGCGGTGTTCACCTCGCTCGGCCAGCCGACCATCCAGATCGACGTCGACCGTGCCCGCGCCGCGCGCTACGGCCTGTCGCCCGGCGACATCAACGCCACCATCAAGGTCGCGGTCGGCGGCGATGCCGCCGGCGACCTCTATGAATCCGGCAGCGACCGGCACTTCCCGATCATCGTCCGGCTCGCGCCGGAATTCCGCAAAAGCGCGGAGGCGATCCAGAACCTGCGGATCGGGGTCACCAACGCCAATGGCGGCATCACGCAGATCCCGCTCAGCGAAGTGGCCTCGATCAACCTGATCTCGGGCGCGGCCTACATCTACCGCGAACAGCAGGAGCGTTACCTGCCGATCAAGTTCTCGGTGCGCGACCGCGACCTCGGCAGCGCGATCCTGGAGGCGCAGCAGAAGGTCAACGAGCAGGTGCAATTGCCGCCGGGATCGCGGCTCGAATGGGTCGGCGAGTTCGGCAATCTTCAGGACGCCATCAAGCGGCTGTCGATCGTGGTGCCGATCAGCCTCGTGCTGATCGCGGCGCTGCTGTTCTTCAATTTCGGCTCGATGGTCGACACCATGCTCGCGATGAGCGTGATCCCGATGGCGATCTTCGGTGGCGTGCTCGGGCTGTTGATCTCGGGCATCCCATTCAGCGTCTCGGCCGCGATCGGCTTCATCGCGTTGTTCGGCATCGCCGTGATGGACGGCATCATCATCCTGTCGCGGTTCAACCAGCTGATCGACGAGGGCTACGACCGGATGCGCGCGGTGATCCGCACCGGCGAGTTGCAGCTTCGCCCGGTGCTGATGACCTGCGTGGTCGCCGGCATCGGCCTGCTGCCGGCCGCGGTGTCGGAGGGGATCGGCTCGCAGGTGCAGAAGCCGCTGGCGATTGTCGTCGTCACCGGCATGATGCTGGCACCGATCGTGATCCTGATCACGCTGCCGGTGCTGATCTCCTATTTCTCGCGCCGGCCGAAAGATAACGTCAGGTGAAGCCGTAGAGCCGCGCCGGATTGTCGACCAGGATGATCTTGCGGATTGCAGCGTCCGGCGCCCACACCGGAAGCTGGTTGAGGAGGCGGCCGTCGTCGATCTGGTACAGCGGCGTCACGTCGGTGACCTTCTTGCCCGCCGGCGTCACCGAATCCGGGTGTGGCCAGTCGGTACCCCAGACGATGCGCTCGGCATTGGCGGCGATCAGTGCCTGGGCTAGCGGCGCGGCGTCCGCATAGTCGGGCGCAAGCCTGGAGGCGCGGTAGGCGCCGGAAATCTTGACATGGGCCTTGCCGGATTTGACGAGGCCGAGCAGGTCGGCGAACCCGGGTTGGCCTGTGCCGAGTGCGGCCTCGGCGCCGCCGAAATGGTCGAATACGACCGGCACCGGAGCGGTGGCGACGAGGTCCTTGATTGCGGTGATCATGGCAAGGTTGGTGAACAGCTGCACATGCCAGCCGCGCGCCTTCATGCGCTCGACCGCGGCCGAGAAGCGCTGCCGTCCGACATTGGGATCGTTGACGCCGCCGGTCGCAAGGTTGAGGCGGATGCCGCGGAAGCCGGCCTTGTGCATCGCGTCGAGATCGCTCTCGCTGGTCTTGTCGTCGATCACGGCAACGCCGCGCGCCGTCGGTCCGCGTGCGGCCATGCCGAACAGCGTCGATGAATTGTCGGGGCCGTAGACGCTCGGCGTCACGATCACCACACGCTCGATATGCAGCGCCTTGTGCAGCGCGCTCATCTCCTCCGGCGAGGCCGATTCCGGCGTGTAGACGCGGCCGGCGAAGAACGGGAATTTGGCGGGGTCGCCGTGGATGTGGGTGTGGCAGTCGCACGCACCGGCAGGCACGTCGAAATTCACCGGCGTCGACGGTTGCGATGCCCTGGAGAATGCGCTGCCGCTGGTCATGGTCGCTCCTGCTGCGATGGAAGCCAGCATCATACCGCGTCGCGTCAGCATTGGACGTCTCCCTGCGTGCTCGGCTGTTATGCGCGCACTCCGCGCGCCGGCATTGTCGGGCGCCGGCGGGGCGGAAGGTTATCGGCGGAGAGGGGTTGCGGAAAGGGCCGCTTCGGCGCGCGAGCGGTTCCGCTGGGCCTATTGTCCCGACGGCGTGCGCAGGCCGTGCCAGGCGTCGCGGACCTGGTGGTAGTGCACCTCGGGCAGGTAGTCCGGCGTCTTGAGGTTGAGCGTCTTGACGTCGAGCCGTCCGGTCGCGCTGAGCAGCGTGTAGGAGGCGATCACGCGGTCGCGCTGTGCGCCGATCAGCCGGGCCCGGGCCGTGATCAGGTCCTGCTGGGCGTTGAGCACGTCGACCGTGGTGCGCTGGCCCCCGGCGGCTTCCTTCTGCACGCCGGCGAGCGCGACCTCGGCGGCCTTCACTTCGGACTCGGAGGCCGAGACCGCGATCTTGGCGCCCTCATTGGCAACCCACGCGCTGACCACGGCGGTCTTGGCCTGGTTGCGGACCTGATCCAGCACCAGCCGGCTCTGCGTCGCCACTTCCTTGGCCTGCCGGGTCTGCGAGGCCGCGGTGCCGCCGTCATAGATCGGCTGCGTGACCTGGCCGATCACCGAGGCCTGATCGGTGCCGAAGGTGCCAAGCGTGGAATCGGTGTCACGGCTGCGACTCACGCTGCCTTGCACGCTGACATTCGGCATCAGGCTGCTTTCGGCGACGCGGATCGAGGTCGAGGCCACGTCGACGTCGTAGCCAGCCGCGGTCACCGCAGGATGCTCGCGCAACGACAGCGCGATCGCGTCCTCGCGGCTGCGCGGCAGCAGCCGGTCGATGGTCTCGGCCGGCCGCAATTGGGAGGGCGAGTTGCCGATCACCTGCGCATAGGTCGCCTGGCTGATCGCGAAATTGACCTCGGCGGCGTTGAGATCGGCGAGGCCGCGGTTGAGCCGGGCCTCGGCCTGGGCGGTATCGGTCGGCGTGACGTCGCCGGCATTGAGCCGGCGTTGCGTGATCGCCTGGGTCTCTTTCAGGGAGGCGACGTTGGCGCGCTGCGCCTCGACCAGCGTCTGGTTGGCGAGCACGTTGGTATAGGCGGTGACGGCGTCGAGCAGCACGCCCTGGCCGACATTGCGCAGCGCCTCGCGGCCGGACTGCACCTGCAACTCGGCGACGCGGACGCTGTTGGCGGTCTTGAAGCCGTTGAACAGGGTCTGGGTCACGGTGACGCCGATCTGCCACGGCTTCAGCGTCGCGGTCTGGATCACATTGCCGGGCAGCTGGTCGCGCACGG
Coding sequences within:
- a CDS encoding efflux RND transporter periplasmic adaptor subunit; this translates as MLKEFRKKMQTLSRPRLVVAAAVLVAACAGAYGYTRLGADKQRPSEVSSQSRKGGTRYAPSPAEWASLTFQTVTEHTFRSELITEGKIGIDEDRSTPVYSPYTGRVTRLLVRPGDAVVKGQPLFVIEAADTVQAQNDYVAATTGLNKAQSALDLAQIQEKRAKDLSDGKAIPLKDYQQAQAALVQAQNDARSAQTLLEAAQNKLHILGFGDDDITTLQQKGRLNPETTVFAPIGGTVVQRKAGPGQYVSTGASDPVYVIGDLSTVWLIAFVRESDSDNVAVGQDLSFSVMALPGKVMNARVNYVAAAIDATSRRLLVRATIDNVDKRLKPEMFANVTLYSKGDHPAVGVPKQALIYEADQVRVWVARPDDKTIELRQIKPGLVNGDLVEVAGNLKPGEQIVTKGSLFIDRAASGT
- a CDS encoding efflux RND transporter permease subunit — its product is MDRLVALAVNRRYLMVAMFVVVMIGGLLAFRQLNIEAYPDPTPPMVDIVTQSPGLSAEEIERYITIPIETQVAGIKNLRTIRTISLYGLSDVKLQFSFDYTYDEALQQVLNRLSQLAPLPGNVQPGISPVSPIGEIFRYRLKGPPNYSVLDLKTLQDWVLQRRFRAVPGVIDVTGWGGKTKTYEIQVDFNKLVANGLTLPQVLQAVSNANINVGGNTVNIGSQSAVVRGVGLIRSIDDLANTMVSQSGGNPVLVRDIATVTVGEKPRLGIAGIDNDDDIVQGIVLMRRGEQSSPTIARVEQLVNQINNSSILPPGVKIERIYDRKDLIDLTTHTVLHNMVVGILLIVLLQWIFLGDLRSALIVGATIPFALFFAVGILVLRGESANLLSVGAIDFGLIVDATVIMVEAIFRRLSQTTALSDAEQAHISDDTVMGMKSHAILSAAADVSRSIFFAATIIVAAFLPLFTLGGVEGNIFGPMARTYAYALAGGLLATFTITPALSAIILPAHIHETETWIVKKLDQIYLPVLNWAIANRKVVMTGAAGLVVMTIVFARFLGLEFLPKLEEGNLWIRATLPPTISLQEGNAYVNEMRRLIRSRPEVVSVVSQHGRPDDGTDAAGFFNAEFFAPLKPASEWPNTHDKDELTAQLLAQLQDKFPGVEFNFSQYLQDNVSEAVSGVKGENSIKLYGSDLQALSDTANKIKSVLSTVQGVTDLAVFTSLGQPTIQIDVDRARAARYGLSPGDINATIKVAVGGDAAGDLYESGSDRHFPIIVRLAPEFRKSAEAIQNLRIGVTNANGGITQIPLSEVASINLISGAAYIYREQQERYLPIKFSVRDRDLGSAILEAQQKVNEQVQLPPGSRLEWVGEFGNLQDAIKRLSIVVPISLVLIAALLFFNFGSMVDTMLAMSVIPMAIFGGVLGLLISGIPFSVSAAIGFIALFGIAVMDGIIILSRFNQLIDEGYDRMRAVIRTGELQLRPVLMTCVVAGIGLLPAAVSEGIGSQVQKPLAIVVVTGMMLAPIVILITLPVLISYFSRRPKDNVR
- a CDS encoding amidohydrolase family protein; translated protein: MLTRRGMMLASIAAGATMTSGSAFSRASQPSTPVNFDVPAGACDCHTHIHGDPAKFPFFAGRVYTPESASPEEMSALHKALHIERVVIVTPSVYGPDNSSTLFGMAARGPTARGVAVIDDKTSESDLDAMHKAGFRGIRLNLATGGVNDPNVGRQRFSAAVERMKARGWHVQLFTNLAMITAIKDLVATAPVPVVFDHFGGAEAALGTGQPGFADLLGLVKSGKAHVKISGAYRASRLAPDYADAAPLAQALIAANAERIVWGTDWPHPDSVTPAGKKVTDVTPLYQIDDGRLLNQLPVWAPDAAIRKIILVDNPARLYGFT
- a CDS encoding TolC family outer membrane protein produces the protein MVGRAADIGDVARRVLLSGIGPAALACAVLASAAARAESLPEALVKAYQTNPQLNAERARQRATDENVPQALAGYRPQIIAGLSVGLQAVRDQLPGNVIQTATLKPWQIGVTVTQTLFNGFKTANSVRVAELQVQSGREALRNVGQGVLLDAVTAYTNVLANQTLVEAQRANVASLKETQAITQRRLNAGDVTPTDTAQAEARLNRGLADLNAAEVNFAISQATYAQVIGNSPSQLRPAETIDRLLPRSREDAIALSLREHPAVTAAGYDVDVASTSIRVAESSLMPNVSVQGSVSRSRDTDSTLGTFGTDQASVIGQVTQPIYDGGTAASQTRQAKEVATQSRLVLDQVRNQAKTAVVSAWVANEGAKIAVSASESEVKAAEVALAGVQKEAAGGQRTTVDVLNAQQDLITARARLIGAQRDRVIASYTLLSATGRLDVKTLNLKTPDYLPEVHYHQVRDAWHGLRTPSGQ